A part of Dethiosulfovibrio peptidovorans genomic DNA contains:
- a CDS encoding BMP family ABC transporter substrate-binding protein — MRHKLGAVSLAIGLILAATLAAWAGDKKPGDYKIVLILPGPINDQSWNATNYAGLTACNKTLGTAMEYVENVQPSDYESTFRNYAERGYDLIMAAGTQFDETANRVAAKYPKSVFCVVNGMVSGGPNVRPVLPKEYEASYLAGIIAGFTTKSGKIGMVGGFPNKLMVRLMNTYEYGVRIGAPRVEANRAYANSWSDVALGKQMASAMIDKGADVLFFYANQVGLGAIQAAREKGAKFVGFASNQNDIAKGTVVASVYFDFSAMYTWALKKFMAGELAPEVNGAGVAEGIVKVAFTDQVSKEVQEYVHQAEKAIASGTVLYFASQFPESLK; from the coding sequence ATGAGACACAAATTAGGTGCTGTAAGTCTGGCTATTGGATTGATTCTGGCGGCAACGTTGGCAGCCTGGGCTGGGGATAAGAAGCCCGGAGACTACAAAATCGTTCTCATTTTACCGGGGCCGATCAACGATCAGAGCTGGAACGCAACCAACTATGCCGGGCTGACTGCGTGCAACAAGACGCTTGGTACAGCTATGGAGTATGTGGAGAACGTTCAGCCCAGCGATTACGAGTCCACCTTCAGGAACTATGCCGAGAGAGGCTACGACCTGATCATGGCAGCGGGAACCCAATTTGATGAGACTGCAAATCGAGTGGCTGCCAAGTATCCCAAGTCCGTTTTTTGCGTGGTCAACGGTATGGTATCTGGCGGGCCCAATGTTCGGCCAGTCCTTCCTAAAGAATACGAAGCCAGCTATCTGGCTGGGATCATAGCTGGCTTCACCACAAAAAGCGGCAAGATCGGCATGGTCGGTGGTTTCCCGAATAAGCTTATGGTTCGCCTGATGAACACCTACGAATACGGTGTTCGGATCGGCGCTCCCCGGGTAGAGGCTAACCGGGCCTATGCCAACTCCTGGAGCGACGTGGCCCTGGGTAAGCAAATGGCCTCGGCTATGATCGATAAAGGTGCCGACGTCCTGTTTTTTTATGCCAACCAGGTGGGTTTAGGTGCTATCCAGGCAGCTAGGGAGAAAGGTGCCAAGTTTGTCGGCTTTGCCAGCAACCAGAACGATATTGCCAAGGGAACGGTCGTGGCCAGTGTGTATTTTGATTTCTCAGCCATGTACACCTGGGCACTGAAAAAGTTTATGGCAGGAGAACTTGCGCCTGAGGTCAACGGTGCTGGTGTGGCTGAAGGCATTGTCAAGGTCGCATTCACGGATCAGGTCTCCAAGGAAGTGCAGGAGTATGTACATCAGGCTGAAAAAGCCATCGCTTCTGGGACGGTTCTTTATTTTGCGTCTCAGTTTCCTGAGTCTCTGAAGTAA
- a CDS encoding heme ABC transporter ATP-binding protein, producing the protein MPLAVALRGIVKRFPGTVANDGVDLDVRSGEVLALLGENGAGKTTLMKILYGMYRPDEGEIIVNGRSEKIDSPQKAMALGIGMIHQHFSLVPVHSVAENVALGLGSLVARLDLDTISRELERLGESYGLAVEPGAIVRELPVGKQQRAEILKALYRQARILIMDEPTAVLTPQESERLFDFVREFVDQGNSVILITHKLGEVMAVADRVAVMRDGRMIGTVCTSETSTQDLARMMVGRELTLVSGERSTDPGGIVLEVRDLTVRDSRGALALDELSVTVRSGEIFGVAGVSGNGQQELAEALCGLCRPISGSVSLDGQDITFASSSERIALGVGYIPADRHREGLVLDMSIEENLMLKSSLDSRFARRGVLQLDEIRRHGEEMVRRFSVKTPSPAIRAKLLSGGNQQKVVVARENQVGTRLLVAMQPIRGLDLGAADYVHSVLMEERSKGKAIILISTELSEVLTLSDRIGVIYRGRLLEVFDRDQFDVEKIGLLMAGVEVPSHA; encoded by the coding sequence GTGCCTTTGGCAGTAGCTCTTCGAGGTATCGTCAAACGGTTCCCCGGAACGGTTGCGAACGACGGTGTTGATCTCGATGTCCGTTCTGGCGAGGTTCTGGCTCTTTTGGGCGAGAACGGAGCGGGTAAGACCACTCTGATGAAAATTCTCTATGGGATGTACAGGCCCGACGAAGGGGAGATCATCGTGAATGGTCGCTCTGAGAAGATCGACTCGCCCCAGAAGGCTATGGCGTTGGGGATAGGAATGATCCACCAACACTTCAGCCTGGTGCCGGTTCATTCGGTAGCGGAGAACGTCGCTTTGGGACTGGGATCCCTGGTAGCTCGCCTTGATCTGGACACTATCTCCCGGGAGCTCGAAAGGCTGGGCGAGTCGTACGGTCTCGCTGTGGAACCTGGAGCTATCGTCCGAGAGTTACCCGTGGGCAAGCAGCAGAGAGCCGAGATTCTCAAAGCCCTCTATCGACAAGCTCGGATCCTGATCATGGATGAACCGACAGCGGTTCTCACCCCCCAGGAAAGCGAACGACTCTTCGACTTCGTTCGTGAGTTCGTTGATCAGGGCAACTCGGTGATTCTCATCACTCACAAACTGGGAGAAGTCATGGCGGTGGCCGATCGGGTGGCTGTTATGCGCGATGGTCGGATGATCGGAACTGTCTGTACCTCCGAGACAAGTACACAGGATCTGGCCCGGATGATGGTTGGTCGGGAGTTGACCCTGGTTTCGGGCGAGAGATCTACAGATCCGGGTGGGATCGTTCTGGAGGTACGAGATCTGACCGTACGAGACTCTCGGGGAGCGTTGGCTCTGGATGAGTTGTCCGTGACAGTGCGTTCCGGTGAGATCTTTGGTGTGGCTGGTGTCAGTGGCAACGGCCAACAGGAGCTCGCCGAGGCGCTCTGTGGGCTTTGCCGTCCGATATCGGGGTCTGTCAGCCTTGATGGGCAGGATATCACGTTTGCGTCATCGTCAGAGAGGATTGCTTTGGGAGTGGGGTACATTCCTGCAGATAGGCACCGTGAAGGGCTGGTTCTGGACATGTCCATCGAGGAAAATCTCATGCTCAAAAGCAGTTTGGATTCTCGCTTTGCTCGAAGGGGCGTTCTCCAATTGGATGAAATCCGCCGTCACGGTGAGGAAATGGTTCGACGTTTTTCCGTAAAGACTCCCTCTCCGGCAATTCGAGCTAAGCTGCTCTCAGGCGGTAATCAACAAAAGGTTGTCGTCGCTCGGGAAAATCAGGTGGGGACTCGTCTCCTTGTAGCTATGCAGCCCATTCGAGGTCTCGATCTCGGTGCTGCTGACTATGTTCACTCCGTTCTTATGGAAGAGCGAAGCAAGGGCAAGGCTATTATCCTCATTTCTACCGAACTCTCTGAAGTTCTCACTCTTTCGGATCGGATCGGGGTCATTTATCGAGGCCGTCTCCTCGAAGTTTTTGACAGGGATCAGTTTGACGTTGAGAAAATTGGCCTCCTCATGGCCGGGGTGGAGGTGCCTTCTCATGCCTGA
- a CDS encoding ABC transporter permease, with translation MPDRSGRLNLSVFFWPLVSVAMGLVASGFMMTLLGANPLLVYSRLVSLAFRDVYNVADIFAKATPLILTGLAFGFAFRAKLFNIGAQGQFYLGCAASAWCALRLGHLSPWLLLPSCLVASVVAGALWAALVGYAKARFNANEFLVSMMSTYVALAVMNYLLRGPLKETKGEYPQTDVLAEGSWIPKLVPHTRLHWGLIVALAVAVLAWFILWRTSLGYRIRAVGMNPDAAKYAGIDSGRIFVTVFALSGAFAGLAGFTQVNGIQHMLVQGFSPTLGAEGIGIAILGNAHPLGIVLAALLFGALQVGGNLAVQTSGVPASIVAIMEGFVMLFVILSCALQAHLALQKSRRQSSEKEGER, from the coding sequence ATGCCTGATCGTTCTGGGAGATTGAATCTGTCGGTCTTTTTCTGGCCTCTGGTGTCCGTTGCCATGGGGTTGGTCGCCAGCGGTTTTATGATGACCCTTCTGGGGGCGAATCCGCTGCTAGTGTACAGTCGCTTGGTCTCGTTGGCTTTTCGTGATGTCTACAATGTGGCGGACATCTTTGCTAAAGCCACTCCCTTGATTCTCACGGGATTAGCGTTTGGATTCGCCTTTCGGGCTAAACTGTTTAACATCGGTGCTCAGGGGCAGTTTTATCTGGGATGCGCTGCCTCGGCATGGTGTGCTCTTCGGTTAGGACATCTCTCCCCCTGGCTGCTTCTCCCGAGCTGTCTTGTGGCATCTGTGGTTGCTGGAGCTCTGTGGGCGGCTCTTGTCGGCTATGCAAAAGCTCGGTTCAACGCCAACGAATTTTTAGTCAGTATGATGTCCACATATGTGGCTCTGGCTGTTATGAACTATTTGCTTCGAGGCCCGCTGAAGGAGACGAAGGGCGAATATCCTCAGACCGATGTTTTAGCGGAAGGAAGTTGGATTCCCAAGCTTGTGCCTCATACCAGACTGCACTGGGGTTTGATAGTTGCTTTGGCAGTAGCTGTGCTTGCCTGGTTTATTTTGTGGCGCACCTCTTTAGGGTATCGGATTCGGGCTGTAGGCATGAACCCTGATGCTGCAAAGTATGCTGGGATTGACAGCGGACGAATCTTCGTGACAGTCTTTGCCCTGAGCGGTGCTTTTGCGGGTCTTGCGGGGTTCACTCAGGTCAACGGTATTCAGCACATGCTCGTCCAGGGATTCAGTCCAACTTTAGGGGCTGAGGGAATCGGCATTGCCATACTTGGCAACGCTCATCCGTTAGGCATCGTCCTGGCGGCTCTTCTCTTTGGTGCTCTCCAGGTTGGAGGAAATCTCGCAGTTCAGACCTCTGGCGTTCCTGCCAGTATCGTTGCCATTATGGAAGGGTTCGTCATGCTTTTTGTGATCCTCTCATGCGCTCTTCAAGCTCATCTGGCCCTTCAAAAAAGTAGACGACAATCCTCTGAAAAGGAGGGTGAACGATGA
- a CDS encoding ABC transporter permease — protein MWIGLLAGAVQMSTPLMIGSLAEVLAERTGVMIIAIEGIFLLGAWGGFVVAYSSGSLFLGLIAAAVVGVLVAAVYGLFTVRLKQHQIVTGTALNIFAAGLGLFLYRVLFGIPLLPLTVEPLRPLAVPVLSSIPVIGPVLFSQSVLTYLAWALVPVGYWVLYRTHLGLILRSTGENPEAVEAAGIDVETVRFRTVLVAGAMDGLAGAFYSLGFLGMYTNDIIGGRGWIAFAICFLGNWNPLGVLIGALVFGLADAMAIQLQTSGITAVPNEFLIAIPYILTIVATVARQKFNVPATLGVPYGKERK, from the coding sequence ATGTGGATAGGTCTTCTGGCAGGGGCTGTTCAGATGAGTACCCCGCTCATGATCGGGAGTCTGGCCGAAGTTCTGGCCGAGCGTACGGGAGTTATGATCATCGCTATTGAGGGAATTTTTCTTTTGGGAGCCTGGGGAGGATTCGTCGTGGCGTACTCCTCGGGGAGCCTTTTCCTCGGTCTCATCGCTGCTGCAGTTGTGGGTGTTTTAGTGGCTGCCGTGTATGGTCTGTTTACCGTACGGCTCAAGCAGCATCAGATCGTTACCGGGACGGCGCTCAATATTTTTGCTGCTGGGTTGGGGCTCTTCCTCTATCGTGTTCTCTTCGGGATCCCCCTGCTGCCTTTGACCGTTGAACCGCTGCGTCCTTTAGCGGTACCTGTTCTTTCGTCCATCCCTGTGATCGGCCCTGTTCTCTTTTCACAGTCTGTTCTGACGTATCTGGCCTGGGCCCTGGTTCCAGTCGGGTACTGGGTGCTCTATCGGACTCACCTGGGGCTTATTCTCCGATCAACAGGCGAGAACCCTGAAGCCGTTGAAGCTGCCGGGATTGACGTGGAGACCGTCCGATTTCGAACGGTTTTAGTTGCCGGAGCCATGGATGGACTGGCCGGTGCTTTTTACTCTCTCGGCTTTTTGGGTATGTATACAAACGATATCATCGGTGGACGGGGATGGATCGCTTTTGCTATCTGTTTTTTGGGAAACTGGAACCCTCTTGGAGTTCTGATAGGGGCTTTGGTCTTTGGGCTTGCCGATGCCATGGCCATTCAGCTTCAGACCTCGGGGATTACCGCAGTGCCTAACGAGTTTCTGATTGCCATCCCCTACATCCTCACCATAGTGGCTACCGTCGCTCGGCAAAAATTTAACGTTCCAGCTACCTTGGGAGTTCCCTATGGCAAGGAGAGGAAATAA
- a CDS encoding dihydropyrimidinase — protein sequence MYDLVIQGGDVVTPQGTFKWDIAVHDGVVAALGSDLIGRRIVNAEGLLVLPGVVDAHVHMALPVRGSRSSDDFLSGSRAAAAGGVTSMVDFTVGSAETSLPDDIDHRLETARDAVIDYGFHGEVIGWRPGREDHLNAAVAKGVTSFKFFTAYGDSGRRSDSGTLYRCFSRIAELGAVAVVHAEDDDLIRALTGELTETERESMTALALTRPDLCEGAAVDQVAFYGEVTGASVHIVHVSSALGASRIALARG from the coding sequence GTGTATGATTTGGTGATCCAGGGTGGAGATGTGGTGACCCCTCAAGGTACGTTTAAGTGGGATATAGCGGTACATGACGGAGTCGTTGCGGCTCTTGGATCCGATCTGATCGGTCGAAGAATAGTGAACGCTGAAGGCTTATTGGTTCTCCCTGGCGTGGTTGATGCCCACGTACATATGGCTCTTCCGGTTCGGGGAAGCCGTTCCAGTGACGACTTTTTATCGGGAAGTCGGGCCGCCGCCGCAGGCGGGGTGACCTCCATGGTGGACTTCACCGTGGGAAGCGCCGAGACCAGTCTGCCTGATGATATCGACCATCGATTGGAGACCGCCAGGGACGCGGTGATCGATTACGGCTTTCACGGCGAGGTCATCGGCTGGCGACCCGGTCGGGAGGATCACCTGAACGCCGCCGTTGCCAAGGGCGTGACGAGCTTCAAGTTTTTCACGGCCTACGGTGATTCGGGACGACGCTCCGACAGCGGGACATTGTATCGGTGTTTTTCCCGAATCGCCGAACTCGGGGCTGTGGCTGTGGTTCACGCAGAAGATGACGACCTGATCCGGGCCCTAACCGGTGAGTTGACCGAGACGGAGCGGGAATCCATGACCGCTTTAGCACTCACCAGGCCTGATCTGTGCGAAGGTGCTGCCGTGGATCAGGTGGCCTTTTATGGAGAGGTCACGGGAGCTTCGGTTCATATCGTACACGTCAGTTCGGCTCTGGGAGCGAGTCGAATTGCCCTTGCCCGGGGC